From a region of the Xanthomonas rydalmerensis genome:
- a CDS encoding YifB family Mg chelatase-like AAA ATPase: MSLALVHSRARAGVLAPPVRVEVHLSGGLPATQIVGLPEAAVRESRDRVRAALLCAQYEFPARRITVNLAPADLPKEGGRFDLPIALGILAAAGQLDPQVLGQYEFLGELALTGELRPVDGVLPAALAAAQAGRTLIVPADNGAEAALAQHVQAFTARTLLEVCALLNGSKTLPAATAPPAVAAPFPDLSDVRGQAQARRALEIAAAGHHHLLLIGSPGCGKTLLASRLPGILPEASEAEALESAAIASVSGRGVDPSRWRQRPYRAPHHTASAVSLVGGGTHPRPGEISLAHHGVLFLDELPEWNRHALEVLREPLESGQVTVSRAARTAEFPARFQLVAAMNPCPCGWAGDPSGRCRCSEDAVRRYRARISGPLLDRIDLHVEVPRLPPQALRADATPGEASAVVRERVELARQRQQARAGRPNGQLGHSETLRDCRLQPRDEALLEQAIERLRLSARSLHRILRVARTIADLDASERIATAHLTEAIAYRQLDRGEPAQAPVARSA; the protein is encoded by the coding sequence ATGAGCCTGGCGCTGGTGCACAGCCGTGCCCGCGCGGGGGTGCTAGCGCCTCCGGTTCGGGTCGAAGTCCATCTGTCCGGCGGCCTGCCGGCCACGCAGATCGTCGGCCTGCCCGAGGCGGCGGTGCGCGAGTCGCGCGATCGCGTGCGCGCCGCCCTGCTCTGCGCGCAGTACGAATTCCCCGCACGTCGGATCACCGTCAACCTGGCCCCGGCCGACCTGCCCAAGGAGGGCGGCCGCTTCGACCTGCCGATCGCGCTGGGCATCCTCGCCGCCGCTGGCCAGCTCGACCCGCAGGTGCTCGGCCAGTACGAATTCCTCGGCGAACTGGCCCTGACCGGCGAACTGCGCCCGGTCGACGGTGTCCTGCCGGCCGCGCTGGCCGCCGCCCAGGCCGGCCGCACCCTGATCGTCCCGGCCGACAACGGCGCCGAGGCCGCACTGGCGCAACACGTGCAGGCCTTCACCGCGCGCACCCTGCTGGAGGTCTGCGCGCTGCTCAACGGCAGCAAGACCCTGCCCGCCGCAACGGCGCCGCCCGCGGTCGCCGCACCCTTTCCCGACCTGAGCGACGTGCGCGGCCAGGCGCAGGCGCGGCGCGCCCTGGAGATCGCCGCGGCCGGGCATCACCACCTGCTGCTGATCGGCAGCCCGGGCTGCGGCAAGACCCTGCTGGCCTCGCGCCTGCCCGGGATCCTGCCCGAGGCCAGCGAGGCCGAGGCGCTGGAGAGCGCGGCCATCGCCTCGGTCAGCGGCCGCGGCGTGGATCCGTCGCGCTGGCGGCAACGCCCGTACCGCGCACCGCACCACACCGCCAGTGCGGTGTCGCTGGTCGGCGGCGGCACCCATCCGCGTCCGGGCGAGATCTCGCTGGCGCACCACGGCGTGTTGTTCCTGGACGAACTGCCGGAGTGGAACCGGCATGCGCTGGAAGTGCTGCGCGAGCCGCTGGAGTCGGGCCAGGTGACCGTGTCGCGCGCGGCGCGCACCGCCGAGTTTCCCGCGCGCTTCCAGTTGGTGGCGGCGATGAATCCCTGCCCCTGCGGCTGGGCCGGCGACCCCAGCGGCCGCTGCCGCTGCAGCGAGGACGCGGTGCGGCGCTACCGCGCGCGCATCTCCGGCCCGCTGCTGGACCGCATCGACCTGCACGTGGAAGTGCCACGACTCCCGCCACAGGCGCTGCGCGCCGATGCGACGCCCGGCGAAGCCAGCGCCGTCGTGCGCGAGCGCGTGGAGCTGGCCCGGCAACGCCAGCAGGCGCGTGCCGGCCGGCCCAACGGCCAGCTCGGCCACAGCGAAACCCTGCGCGACTGCCGCCTGCAGCCACGCGACGAGGCGCTGCTGGAACAGGCCATCGAACGTCTGCGGCTGTCGGCGCGTTCGTTGCATCGGATCCTGCGCGTAGCCCGCACCATCGCCGACCTGGACGCAAGCGAGCGCATCGCCACCGCGCACCTGACCGAGGCCATCGCTTACCGGCAGTTGGACCGGGGCGAGCCCGCACAGGCGCCGGTGGCCCGCAGCGCGTAA
- the ubiK gene encoding ubiquinone biosynthesis accessory factor UbiK — translation MIDLNHLDDLARRLSDLVPPGLRQSRDELQSTFKSALQAGLGKLDLVTREEFEVQRAVLLRTREKLEALERSVAALEAARSGQTPSANA, via the coding sequence ATGATCGACCTCAACCATCTCGACGACCTCGCCCGCCGCCTCAGCGACCTGGTGCCGCCGGGCCTGCGCCAATCCCGCGACGAACTGCAGAGCACCTTCAAGAGCGCGCTGCAGGCCGGGCTGGGCAAGCTCGACCTGGTCACCCGCGAGGAGTTCGAAGTGCAGCGCGCAGTGCTGCTGCGCACGCGCGAGAAGCTCGAAGCGCTGGAGCGCAGCGTCGCCGCGCTGGAAGCGGCGCGCAGCGGCCAGACGCCCAGCGCCAACGCCTGA
- a CDS encoding lipocalin-like domain-containing protein, producing MRLSTRTFSRFRGWLAAAMVIACGFSSAPAAAQVFEEPAPIQLPRDEGPHHSQLEWWYFVGHLYGVDPSGAKREFGYEVTVFQLWPIGSGPATYSWHFAVTDVNNKLHKVEERVVTEQIPDRKGSFDFTNKDWSISGSQQNYTIKGALGDGRFAIDLKTSSDLPFVLHNGNGVVDYRPIAKTSAYYSSTALDTEGTVYDNGVPIKIIGTSWQDRQWFVKGMASDENGSFFGGGWNWFAIQMDNDTQYMLYYLQDPNTGAITNKFGTRVSKGVATPVSGDQMDLQRLATWTSPNSGYTYESKWNVILPEGNLLITPLVDDQEMLWTGHRTYWEGASQVVGTLNGAAVTGRSYVEVNPWRQPYTSLP from the coding sequence ATGCGTCTATCCACCAGAACGTTCAGCCGCTTCCGCGGCTGGCTCGCCGCTGCCATGGTCATCGCGTGCGGCTTCTCGTCCGCACCCGCGGCCGCGCAGGTGTTCGAAGAGCCTGCACCGATACAATTGCCGCGCGACGAAGGTCCGCACCACAGCCAGTTGGAATGGTGGTATTTCGTCGGCCACCTGTATGGCGTGGACCCGAGCGGTGCCAAGCGCGAGTTCGGTTACGAAGTCACCGTGTTCCAGTTGTGGCCGATCGGCTCCGGACCTGCCACCTACTCCTGGCACTTCGCGGTGACCGACGTCAACAACAAGCTGCACAAGGTGGAAGAGCGCGTCGTCACCGAGCAGATTCCCGATCGGAAGGGATCGTTCGATTTCACCAACAAGGACTGGTCGATCAGCGGTTCGCAGCAGAATTACACGATCAAGGGCGCCCTCGGCGATGGACGCTTCGCCATCGACCTCAAGACCAGCAGCGACTTGCCGTTCGTGCTGCATAACGGCAATGGCGTGGTGGACTACCGGCCCATCGCCAAGACCTCCGCCTACTACTCGTCCACGGCGCTGGATACCGAAGGCACGGTCTACGACAACGGCGTGCCGATCAAGATCATCGGCACGTCGTGGCAGGATCGCCAGTGGTTCGTGAAGGGCATGGCGTCGGACGAAAACGGCTCGTTCTTCGGCGGCGGCTGGAACTGGTTCGCCATCCAGATGGATAACGACACCCAGTACATGCTGTATTACCTGCAGGATCCCAACACCGGCGCCATCACCAACAAGTTCGGCACGCGCGTGTCCAAGGGCGTGGCGACCCCGGTGTCCGGCGACCAGATGGACCTGCAGCGGCTGGCGACCTGGACGAGTCCGAACTCCGGCTACACCTACGAGTCGAAGTGGAACGTGATCCTGCCGGAAGGCAACCTGCTCATCACGCCGCTGGTCGACGACCAGGAGATGCTCTGGACCGGGCACCGCACGTATTGGGAAGGCGCGTCGCAAGTGGTCGGCACCCTCAACGGCGCCGCCGTGACCGGCCGCAGCTACGTCGAAGTCAATCCGTGGCGGCAGCCCTACACCTCGCTGCCCTGA